GACCAACGGCGTCGCTCCCGAGATCGCGCTGCAGGAGAACCGCGACTTCGGATACCTCCGCCTCGCCGTCGAGCCACTGCTGACCGAGTTTGTCGACCACATCGCCAATAAGACGGCCGCCCTCGCCGAGGCGCCCGAGACAGCCCGCACCAGGTTCATCGCAGCGGTCGCGGCCGGCGCCGGACCGAAAGCGACCGCTGCGGCGATGGGCCTGCCCTACCGCCAGGCCAAACGCTGGGTCGAGGTCTGGCGCGAAACCGGCGCCGTCGCGGAGCGCAAGCACGGCTACCGCTCGAAGCTCGACGCCCACGAAGACTTCCTGCGCCATCTCGTCGCCAGCCGTCCGACGATCAAGCTCGCGCAGATCCACGAAGCAGTCACCGGCCAGGGCGTGGACGCCAGCAAGACCGCCGTCTGGAAGGCGCTCGTGCGCTTCGGCATCGCGCTCGCCGACCGCGACGCCAGGCAGGCCGCGGAATCCTCCCAATCCTAGCAACCAAGAAAGGAAACCATGTGAAGTTCGACACCAAGCAGTTCGCGCCGACGCCGACGCTCCCCACGCGCCCCAACGAGGCATGGGCAATCGATTTCGCGATGCTCGACCAGGATCGCCGGGCACTCGTGATGATGGTCGTCGATGTCGGCACCCGCCGACCTCTGAGCGCGACGGTGTGCCTGCCGATCGTCGATGACGTCGTGGCCACGATGCGCCGCCTCGTCCGGCGTTCGGGGCGCCCTCAAGAGGTTTGGCTGGACGCGGGCTTCCGCGCCGATCCGATGCTGCAGGCCTGGGCTCGCGAGCATTCCGTCTTGCTCGTCTACACCCCGGCGGGCTTGCCGCGGATGAATAATCCCGCGGAGCGGATCCTCCACCACCTCGCGTCCTTCCTCCATGGCAGGTGCTTCCCGGAACTCATGGAGCTGGGCCACGAGATCGAACGCTGGCGCCAGTCCTACAAGACGGCCGTTCGCACCATCCCCGAAGTCAACCAGTAAGAGGAGTAGACGATGAACATCATCATGATGCCCGAGCACCGCGTGAAGCGCACGGCCAAGCGACTGCGCAAGGTCCTGCGGGATCTCGGTGTCGAACTCTGGTACAAGCAGTGCCTCGAAATCGCGGCCCGCCTTTGCGGGTTCGACGACTGGGATCACTTCCGCGCCCGCGATGTCAACGCGCCGCTGAGCCCGTTCGACGATTATCTGTCGGAGGAGGATTTCGCCATCCGCGATACGTTCCAGATGGGCGTGCTGGAGACGGCGGGTCTTGGCTCCATCGCCCGCGAAGTGCTGGACCGCGTGAACCCCACCGGCTCGTGGGCGCCGGTGCCGGCCGAGGAGGCCGACGGCTAGGCGAGGCCGGCAACGATCCGGCCGCTGGAGCGAGGACCGGCCGCCGATGACGGGCTAGTCGATGCCTTGCGTCGGCAGCGGCGGCCGCCGACGCAAGGCGGCCCTCCGGAGTGGCGAAATTCAGACTTTGCCGCCGAGAGGCGCGTTTCCGCCGACGACAGAGGGCCTTGGACCTACGCCAGCAATCTTAGCTACCAGTCTCGCCGCTCGGCCCCCTCATCCTCCTCATTCGCCTGATACTGGTAACTTTCGGCAATCTTATTCAGGAGCGCGCGCGTCCTCACGTTCGCGGCTCCTGCCGACTTGGCATCGGAACGGTACATCGCCACCAAATCACGTTCCTGATCTCCACCATCGTTGGCTCTTCGCATGGTGATGCCGCGGCGATTGCGCAGAGCCACATAGAATCCTTCTTCCAGATCAACGCTTCTCGAGCTTTCGAGTACCTGCCGCACCGCCTCGGGCGGCCAAGGCACGCCGTCCGTCCTAGTAGCCGCCGACAGGATGGCCCCGATCTTACCTTCCGTCACTGGCGAGAGGCGCTTTTGCTGCGCGATCCTGCGTACCTCGTCGACCCACGCCTGCAGAGCGCCCGGGTCGATTTCGCCGTCTGACCTTGTGCCGGGCACAGTTGTCCAACCCGACAGGACCCTCCACGCCTGTTCCGCGACGTTCTTGTCTTGCTCGGAGATTTCCGCGGGCGCGACCTCGCCGTCCGGAAGGTACACGCGGCCGATCAAATCCATAAATAGATGCGGCTCCATCGCGAGCGCGTCGTTCAGGTTCTTTGGTGGACGCTCGGAATGCTCCAGCAACGAGTAGTAGATCCACTCCAGTCCAACGATCTCCAGAGGGTTTGCGGTCGGGTCAGCATCAAGCCGTTCGAATAGCTGGACAGCGTAATATTGGAGCATCCCGTCGCCATCCTGATGCCCGCCGCTCGTGGTCGACGAATGGCGCAGGACAGAAACTATGAGAGAGGCGGGCACGGCCAGCTTGGGATGTCCCCCAATCCAAGCCAACGCGGTGTGGCCCCGATCGACGGCCAGAAGCTTGTCGATGACGAACGCCGGATCAGCGCTATCGGGAATCGCGTGATCCTCGATCTGTTCCCAATAGGCCCTCGCGACTTCAGCACCAGCGCCATCGACTGCGTCCCAGGTTTTCTGGCCGTCCGACAGCGCAAGCGCCAGTCGCGCCAGCACGGCGGACCCTTCTCCTCTGCTGATCCCGTCCCTGAAGCGGTCGAGCAACCACTGCTCGCCCCTCGACTGAAGAAGCCCAAAGAGCATGCTGCGGGCAAACTCCTTCAGCTCCGGCGCCGAGAGCGCCCTCTCCATCAGACTGTCCTTGACCGCGTCAGGCGCGGACGTCGAGGCAAGTGCCTCGCCGAGACGCCGCGGCTGCCGAACCCGACCGACCATGGCGATCACATCATCAGCCGAACATGTCGCCAGTATATCCTCGGCGGCATCGCGCCGCCTGGAACTGGCCTCCTCTTCCAGTTCACGCCAACTCCGGTCGCCCCGGTAGGCGAACGTTGGGCCGCCGAAGAGATAAGCGTGTTTGACGGCTGGATCGGTCGGCTCCAACTGCCTGAGCAGCTCCTTTAGCGGACGAAGCGCGTCGGACTTGAGCGACCAATGCGCTTGCGGCACGTGCTCGTGCTTGCCGATGACCCGCCGAAGCGTTTCATGGAACTCGGTCCTCTGCTCCAAACTGAAGGTGGCGATTGCGCCTCCTAACGCAGCCTGGGCGTTCGCCCTCCACTCCTCAGTGAAGCCGTGCCAGCGATCCAGCAGTGCAGCCCAGCGCTTCGGATCGTTCCCAGCGGCGCAGAGAAGGCGCTGGCCGACGGCCGCGTAATTTTCGGCGAGCTCATCGCGAGTCAACATCGGCGGCGGATCGCCGGCCGAGAAATCGCGCCATCGAGGAAATGCCGACGGCTGCTCCGAGGCAAAGTCGGCTGGTGCGAGAGCGATCAGCAAGTCCCATCCCACCTCGGGTTGTCGCGCAACGATGGCGTCCAACACCTCGAGCCGTTCGGCCGCAGCGGCGAAAGTCTGCGGAAGCCATGGCAAGAAGATGCGCTTGAGCGTCGCATCCGGACGGTTTCCCCAGTTGCCGCCGGGGTCCAACTCAGCCAACCGCGCAAGCGCAAAGGCCACCCGGCCAAGATAATCGGGACTCCATGCCAAGAGCTCAAGCGCCCACATCAGATCGGCTAGATACTCGGTCTTATGCAGGAAACCCTCATCGCTCCTGAACACCGACATCACGGGCACAGGGTTCGCATCCAGCGCCTGTTCCAGACAATCCAGAAATGCTTCGGGTGAGGCCTCGGCGAGTCCCCGGAAATCATTCGAAAGGGACCACCACTTCCGCTCGTCCGCTCCTCGCATCAGCGCCCGAACCGCTGCCTCGCTTCGCCCCTTCGCGTCGTGAACAGCGGCTGCACGTTCGGGAAAGACCGCAAGAGCTATCATGGCTTCGGTCAGACCCTTCCTGAGCAGCCTGGAAGCGAGCTTCGGCGGACCTGGCTGGAAGTTCCACTTCTCGGCAGGATCAGCATCGAAACCGGGATCATCCGTCGACAGCACACTCAAGAACGCGTCCGTCAAGAGATCGAGGTGACGCGCGGTCAGATGTCCGGCCATGAGAAACCAGCTATCCCGCAGAGAAGCGAGCTTCCACGCTGAGCCGGCTCGACGTAGTGGACTATCCAGAGCGCTCGACCAAGGGGCCAGTTCCGCCTCGAATTCCGCATAGGGCCGGCCGCTCAGCCGTTCCATGATCTGTCGGTCAACGGGATAGGCCGAGTCCCAAGCGCCGCCGAGCATGGCAGCCAGCAGCGCGGAAGAGATCGGAGGCGCTGCCCATGGCGGCGTTCGATCCACTCCGACAGGCATCAGCCGACGCAAAACAGCCAAGCTGCGTCCGCACTCCTTGGCCAAGCCTTGCGCTTTTTGACGATCGATGCCCATCAATACCAGCTCTCGCTCGACCGCGAGGCGCCACGGCCGGGGTAGCTGCATGACCTTGCTAGTCGGCACCGCTTCCGAGCCCAGGGCGACGAACACATGATGCCCGCTCTTGACGAGCGAGGCAGCCAGCCCTGCGTCACCTTCTTCGAGAACAACAACGACCTTGGCGCTGAGATCGATGAGAGCCCGCGCCGCCTCGCCGGACCCTGCGACCAGAAATCGACTCTCCCAGAACAGCCGATATGCCGTCGGAAGTGGCTCGACGACGGCGCCCAAAAACGCAACCGCCTCGTCGGTCGACTCAGCCTGAACGCTCTCCACGGAAGGCGGACCGACCAGCCAACGGCGCAGCCTGGTGGCTTCTTCATCCCGGTCGGCAAGCAGAAGGCCCGCACTCATGGGCGGGTTCGTAGCAAGGGACCATTCTTCGAAAGCCTGCCTCAGATCTCTAGTACCCGGCCGACGCTTCCCGATCCGGTTCGCGAGCCACTGCGAAACTCCAGGACAGAGGTCAAGCCAGTGCACCAAGTCGTCGCCGTCGATCGCGCCGACCTTCCGCCAGATGGGCGGAACAAGGGCTTCCTTTTCGTGCACCCAAGCGAATTTTGCGGGCCAACGATGGGGCGTCACGAAAATGAAAGCGCTGTCACCGCGCGCGATGGTCGTGAATCCAGTCGAGCGCTTCTCGAAGTCCTCGTCAGCTTTGCCCTTGATGTCGGTCCGCTGCGCGCCGATTTCCCATACCGAGATTCCATCGGGAACGTTTCCCTTTCCGGTCGCCACGTCGCAGATACCGTCCCATCCCGGAAAAACGATGCTATCGCCCGAAGGGAATCGAAGCTGGGCGCTCGGCCCCACCGTCGCAAGGATCAGTCGACTGACCAGTTCCGGAAGGCCCTCCTGCCCGTCGCGCGTTGCAGCCCATGCGGCCAGATCCTGAGCCTCGATCCATCGGAAAGGCGCGCCGGTCGCCAGAGTCGGCGCGGACGGAGCCGCGGCGGAGATGGTGCCATCCACCTCGAAGCGAACACCAAATTTGGCCATCGCCTCGCTGATGGCCTCGGCGTGCTCCCCAAGCGAATTCTGCTTTCCCCGCTCAAAGTCGGAAATCAGCCAGGTACTAACCTCGGCCGCGCGCGCGACGTCCTTCATCGACTGCGCCGACAACGCCCGTGCCGCCCGCAGATTGCCTGGTGTGATTGCCGAAGCCTTCGTCATGTTCACTCGTTGATCTAGAACACCCGGTCTCTACTCCAAGGGCACACCCTAAGCTACGGACAAAGGTCCGCCTTCTCCGCGCTGTACGGTGGAACACGTGGAAAAGCTCGTGGCTTCGGATCAGAAATTCAAGGTTCGTGCTAACGCCGCGGAACAACGCAGGGGATCGAGAGATTCCCTCCTATGCTAACGCCTAAGACAGAGCGGCGACCCGAAGTTCGGACCTTACGTGGCTGGGCGATCTCGATTCTAAATGAAGCTGGCGCGATCCGCGAATGCGAGGAGCACGGCTGGATGCAGGACCGCGCTGACCCTCATGCCCGAGAGCGGGCTTTCGAGATTGCGCACCGAGATCGTCCGGCAGGCGTTTCTCCCGCTGCAGCCATTGTCGAACTGCGGGAAGTTCTGGACTCTCTCGGCGACAGCTGCCCGGAGTGCCCGCCGAAGGTCTAGCGGCCACGGGCCGGGAAATCGCGCATCAACAGGCAGGCAGCTTGGCCACTTGACGCGGAAGTATGCAGTCTGGTCCGATGACGCCGAACACCACGGCTGCGCGAAGAGAAGCTGGGTGGACATGACCAGTGAGCACGATGCATTGACGACAGTGACCTCTTCTCCCCCGCCTCCAGCTCAGGTGTTGCTCGACCTGCTGGGCCGATTGACCGGGAACCCCCCTCCGACCGACGAAGAAACGGACAAAGCGATGTCCGAGTTCGTGGGGCATCTTGCGGCACTCGACCGACAGCACAACCGCAAGGACCGGTCCGAAAGGTACCTCGTCGAGACGGTCTTTGGGCGTGCACGGCTCTTCAAGAACGATGTCGAAAGAGTGCAGTATTGCCGCTGCCACCTGCATGTCAGCGTAGCGGAGCTATCGAAGCTTTCTGCTCGCCTGAAGAATTCGCCAAGCGGCGGCGTCACAGCTGCCTCCCTCGCCATCTGGGCTGATACCATCCGGGACTACATCTTCGACTTGCAGGATGTCGTTCCCTTCCTGCAGCGCAATCAGCCTGACTATGTGTATTTGATCGGCTTCAAAAATCCGACTGTGCATAGCTGGGAGGTCTTTCGCCTCGCACGAAGCCTTGCGTACCACTCGGCCTTCTTCCGCCAGAACGGCTTCGCTCTAGATCATAAGGCCGCCCAGATCGCCGCGATCGCCGTTCTCAGGCAAGCGCTCGAGCTTCGCTTCGAACGGCTCGTCTCCGTCTACCCGACAGACAAGAAGGGCAAACCTCCCAGGCTGTGGCACGGCTTTCATCAAGACTTCATCGTCGCAAATCCCCGCTTCTTCCAAGCTCAAGGGTTCAGCATCCAAGATTTGAAGCCCGTCTACGATTGGTGCAGCGAAATCGTTCACCAAGCGTACCAGCCGTACGCCTGGCAGATCGCCTGGGCGCTCGAGCTAAGCGGAAGACTGTTGGGAGCTCGCGACGCGCCTCCAACCGAGCCGTGGTCCATTGCCAATGGCGTCGAAGTCGTCGACGTGCAGGAGATGCAAAACGCCTTCGAAGTACACTTCCTAGAGACCTACGAACACGGCGAATGGAAAATGACCAGAAGACGTCCCGAGGCACTGGTTCGCCACTGGACCAGTGCCATGGCCGTGCATGGCGAAGCTTTCCGGCCGGTCAGACGCCGTCCATCCCTTCTACGACGCATCGCCAAGCGCATCTCGCGCCTGTGGACGGGTAAGCGATGATCCAGCATCGATCCCAACCCTCTACGCCGATTTCCGCCGCGCGCCCGTGGCCGGCTTCTTCACCGCGGTCTCCTTCGCCGGCTTCTTGCCCTCGATCGACATCAGCATCTCCTTCTGGCCGGGCGAGGCCTTCTTCGCCTTCCTGGCGGGCTTGCCGGCCTTCGCCGGCGCGGCTTCCTTGCCGACCGATCGACGCAGCGCCTCCATCAGATCGACGACATTGGTCGCCGCCGGCTTGGACTTCGGCGTGATCACCTTGCCCGCCCTCTTCTGGTTGATGAGGTCGATCAGCGCGGTCTCGTAGTGGTCCTCGAACTTCTCGGGCTCAAAGCGCCCGGCCTTCTGGTTCACGATGTGTCTCGCGAGGTCCAGCATGTCCTTCGTGACCTTCACGTTCTGGATCTCGTCGAAATATTCGGCCTCGCTCCGCACCTCATAGGGATAGCGCAGCAGCGTGCCGACCAGGCCCTTGTCCATGGGCTCGAGCGCGATGATGTGCTCGCGGTTGGTCAGCACCACCCGCCCGATGGCGACCTTGTTCATCTCGCGGATGGTCTCGCGGATCACAGCGAAGGCGTCGTGCCCGACCTTGCCGTCGGGGCGGATGTAGTAGGGGCGGATCAGGTAGCGCGGGTCGATGTCGGGCTTGTCCACGAACTCGTCGATCTCGATGGTCCGCGTCGACTCCAGCCCGATCTCCTCTAGCTCCTCTTTCGAGACCTCGATGTACTGACCCTTGTCGAGCTCGTAGCCCTTGACGATGTCCTCGTTCGGCACCTCGTCACCAGTGTCGGCGTCGACCTTCAGATATTTGATGCGGTGGCCGGTCTGCCGGTTGAGCTGGTTGAAAGAGATTTTCTCGCTCTCCGAGGTCGCCGGGTAGAGCGCGACAGGACAGGTGACGAGGGACAGACGCAGGAAGCCTTTCCAGTTCGCTCGCGGGGCCATG
This genomic interval from Bradyrhizobium guangzhouense contains the following:
- a CDS encoding glyoxalase superfamily protein, yielding MNIIMMPEHRVKRTAKRLRKVLRDLGVELWYKQCLEIAARLCGFDDWDHFRARDVNAPLSPFDDYLSEEDFAIRDTFQMGVLETAGLGSIAREVLDRVNPTGSWAPVPAEEADG
- a CDS encoding Ku protein gives rise to the protein MAPRANWKGFLRLSLVTCPVALYPATSESEKISFNQLNRQTGHRIKYLKVDADTGDEVPNEDIVKGYELDKGQYIEVSKEELEEIGLESTRTIEIDEFVDKPDIDPRYLIRPYYIRPDGKVGHDAFAVIRETIREMNKVAIGRVVLTNREHIIALEPMDKGLVGTLLRYPYEVRSEAEYFDEIQNVKVTKDMLDLARHIVNQKAGRFEPEKFEDHYETALIDLINQKRAGKVITPKSKPAATNVVDLMEALRRSVGKEAAPAKAGKPARKAKKASPGQKEMLMSIEGKKPAKETAVKKPATGARRKSA
- a CDS encoding DDE-type integrase/transposase/recombinase, with amino-acid sequence MKFDTKQFAPTPTLPTRPNEAWAIDFAMLDQDRRALVMMVVDVGTRRPLSATVCLPIVDDVVATMRRLVRRSGRPQEVWLDAGFRADPMLQAWAREHSVLLVYTPAGLPRMNNPAERILHHLASFLHGRCFPELMELGHEIERWRQSYKTAVRTIPEVNQ
- a CDS encoding helix-turn-helix domain-containing protein, with translation MTKASAITPGNLRAARALSAQSMKDVARAAEVSTWLISDFERGKQNSLGEHAEAISEAMAKFGVRFEVDGTISAAAPSAPTLATGAPFRWIEAQDLAAWAATRDGQEGLPELVSRLILATVGPSAQLRFPSGDSIVFPGWDGICDVATGKGNVPDGISVWEIGAQRTDIKGKADEDFEKRSTGFTTIARGDSAFIFVTPHRWPAKFAWVHEKEALVPPIWRKVGAIDGDDLVHWLDLCPGVSQWLANRIGKRRPGTRDLRQAFEEWSLATNPPMSAGLLLADRDEEATRLRRWLVGPPSVESVQAESTDEAVAFLGAVVEPLPTAYRLFWESRFLVAGSGEAARALIDLSAKVVVVLEEGDAGLAASLVKSGHHVFVALGSEAVPTSKVMQLPRPWRLAVERELVLMGIDRQKAQGLAKECGRSLAVLRRLMPVGVDRTPPWAAPPISSALLAAMLGGAWDSAYPVDRQIMERLSGRPYAEFEAELAPWSSALDSPLRRAGSAWKLASLRDSWFLMAGHLTARHLDLLTDAFLSVLSTDDPGFDADPAEKWNFQPGPPKLASRLLRKGLTEAMIALAVFPERAAAVHDAKGRSEAAVRALMRGADERKWWSLSNDFRGLAEASPEAFLDCLEQALDANPVPVMSVFRSDEGFLHKTEYLADLMWALELLAWSPDYLGRVAFALARLAELDPGGNWGNRPDATLKRIFLPWLPQTFAAAAERLEVLDAIVARQPEVGWDLLIALAPADFASEQPSAFPRWRDFSAGDPPPMLTRDELAENYAAVGQRLLCAAGNDPKRWAALLDRWHGFTEEWRANAQAALGGAIATFSLEQRTEFHETLRRVIGKHEHVPQAHWSLKSDALRPLKELLRQLEPTDPAVKHAYLFGGPTFAYRGDRSWRELEEEASSRRRDAAEDILATCSADDVIAMVGRVRQPRRLGEALASTSAPDAVKDSLMERALSAPELKEFARSMLFGLLQSRGEQWLLDRFRDGISRGEGSAVLARLALALSDGQKTWDAVDGAGAEVARAYWEQIEDHAIPDSADPAFVIDKLLAVDRGHTALAWIGGHPKLAVPASLIVSVLRHSSTTSGGHQDGDGMLQYYAVQLFERLDADPTANPLEIVGLEWIYYSLLEHSERPPKNLNDALAMEPHLFMDLIGRVYLPDGEVAPAEISEQDKNVAEQAWRVLSGWTTVPGTRSDGEIDPGALQAWVDEVRRIAQQKRLSPVTEGKIGAILSAATRTDGVPWPPEAVRQVLESSRSVDLEEGFYVALRNRRGITMRRANDGGDQERDLVAMYRSDAKSAGAANVRTRALLNKIAESYQYQANEEDEGAERRDW